In Juglans regia cultivar Chandler chromosome 13, Walnut 2.0, whole genome shotgun sequence, the following proteins share a genomic window:
- the LOC109003193 gene encoding 4-coumarate--CoA ligase-like 1, producing the protein MGTYAQNLKQDEEHVFKSRFPAVTVPDDMTLPQFVLQNAELYADKVAFVEAVTGKQITYSDVVRGTMRFGKALRSLGLSKGQVVIVVLPNVAEYAIVALGIMTAGGVFSGANPSSHVSEIKKQVEAAKAKLIVTNGPNYEKVKGLGIPVIIQGEEVIEGAMNWNKLLEAADRAGTSPHNKDVHQNDLCALPFSSGTTGLSKGVMLTHRNLVANLCSTLFSVRPEMVGQVTTLGLIPFFHIYGITGICCATLRNKGKVVVMERFELRTFMNALITQEVTFAPIVPPIILQLVKNPIVEEFDLSMLKLRAIMSAAAPLAPELLNAFENKFPGVQVQEAYGLTEHSCITLTLVDPETVSSPSKKNSVGYILPNLEVKFINPETGQSLPMNTPGEICVRSQCVMQGYYNNEEETARTIDDKGWLHTGDIGFIDDEGDVFIVDRIKELIKYKGFQVAPAELEAILLTHPSIEDVAVVPLPNEEAGEIPGASVVMAPGAKESEEDVMNYVASNVAHYKKVRVVQFVDTIPKSPSGKIMRRLIKDKMIEEMRAKLSNSKLNPMLK; encoded by the exons ATGGGAACTTATGCACAAAATTTGAAACAAGATGaagaacatgttttcaaaagccGATTTCCGGCTGTTACAGTGCCTGATGACATGACATTACCACAATTCGTGCTTCAAAATGCTGAATTATATGCTGACAAGGTTGCATTTGTGGAGGCTGTGACTGGAAAACAAATCACCTACAGTGATGTGGTTAGAGGCACAATGAGGTTTGGTAAGGCCTTGAGGTCTCTCGGCCTTTCAAAGGGGCAAGTGGTGATTGTTGTACTTCCAAATGTTGCAGAGTATGCCATTGTTGCTCTAGGAATCATGACTGCTGGGGGTGTGTTTTCTGGTGCAAACCCCTCTTCACATGTATCAGAAATCAAGAAGCAAGTGGAGGCTGCTAAGGCCAAGTTAATTGTCACAAATGGGCCAAACTACGAGAAG GTTAAAGGTTTAGGGATACCGGTAATCATACAGGGAGAAGAAGTCATTGAAGGTGCCATGAATTGGAACAAACTGCTTGAAGCGGCAGACCGAGCGGGCACTAGTCCTCATAATAAGGATGTTCACCAAAATGATCTATGTGCCCTTCCCTTCTCATCAGGCACTACAGGGTTATCAAAAGGTGTCATGCTAACTCATCGAAATCTGGTAGCTAATCTGTGTTCCACACTCTTTAGTGTAAGACCAGAAATGGTGGGTCAGGTCACTACACTAGGTCTAATTCCTTTCTTTCATATTTATGGGATCACTGGAATATGTTGTGCCACCCTTAGGAACAAGGGAAAAGTGGTGGTGATGGAAAGGTTCGAACTTCGAACATTTATGAATGCTTTGATCACTCAGGAGGTGACATTTGCACCAATTGTGCCGCCAATTATCTTGCAGTTGGTCAAGAATCCAATAGTGGAGGAATTTGATCTCAGTATGCTTAAACTCCGAGCCATTATGTCTGCAGCCGCTCCACTAGCACCAGAGCTTCTTAATGCCTTTGAAAACAAGTTCCCTGGAGTACAGGTCCAAGAG GCATATGGATTGACCGAGCATAGCTGCATCACTCTCACTCTTGTGGACCCTGAAACTGTTAGCTCTCCCTCAAAGAAGAACTCGGTTGGTTACATTCTCCCGAATTTagaagtaaaatttattaatccaGAAACTGGCCAATCCCTACCCATGAATACACCAGGCgaaatttgtgttagaagtcAATGTGTAATGCAAG GTTATTACAATAATGAGGAGGAGACTGCCCGGACTATCGACGATAAAGGGTGGCTTCACACAGGCGACATTGGATTCATAGATGATGAGGGTGATGTTTTCATTGTGGATCGCATTAAGGAGTTAATCAAGTACAAAGGTTTCCAA GTGGCTCCTGCTGAGCTTGAGGCCATCCTTCTTACTCATCCCTCAATTGAAGATGTAGCCGTAGTGCC aTTGCCTAATGAGGAGGCAGGGGAGATCCCAGGTGCAAGCGTTGTGATGGCTCCAGGTGCAAAGGAGAGTGAAGAAGATGTCATGAATTACGTTGCCTCGAATGTTGCACATTACAAGAAAGTGAGAGTGGTGCAATTTGTGGACACAATCCCAAAATCACCTTCGGGGAAAATAATGAGAAGGCTTATTAAAGATAAGATGATAGAAGAGATGCGGGCAAAGCTCTCCAACTCCAAACTCAATCCAATgttgaaataa
- the LOC109003195 gene encoding stress-associated endoplasmic reticulum protein 2-like encodes MTTSRRLADRKVERFEKNILKRGAVPETTTKKGKDYPVGPVLLGFFIFVVIGSSLFQIIRTATSGGMA; translated from the exons ATG ACGACATCAAGGCGACTTGCGGACAGGAAGGTGGAGAGGTTCGAGAAGAACATTTTGAAGAGAGGAGCTGTGCCCGAAACAAccacaaaaaaaggaaaggactaTCCTGTCGGTCCTGTTCTGCTTGGCTTCTTCATCTTCGTTGTCATCGGTTCAT CTCTCTTTCAGATAATTAGAACAGCAACAAGTGGAGGCATGGCTTAA
- the LOC109003194 gene encoding F-box only protein 6: MEELAMLRQLVGQLQELLELYGSRPPHPLQPLHPLPLSQLHSQQHNRWCFLNVDDGSTDDYYSLIMAAGKSGSLKMLEPYKPPPAKKSRKERTRGKSSRTANTVEVMEQQIWKDFPEDLFEAVIARLPIATFFRFRSVCQKWNYLLNSQSFSQYCAQVPQGNPWFYTITHENVNSGAMYDPSLKKWHHPSISSLPNKIIILPVASAGGLVCFLDIGHRNFYVCNPLSQSFKELPARSVKVWSRVAVGMTLNGNSTIEGYKILWVGCDGEFEVYDSVKNSWTRPGNMPSSIKLPLSLNFRSQAVSSDGTLHFMRSDPEGIVSYDMATGVWKQDIIPAPLHLTDHTLAECGGRIMLVGLLTKNAATCVCIWELQKMTLLWKEVDRMPNIWCLEFYGKHVRMTCLGNKGLLMLSLRSKQMNRLVTYNVSSREWLKVPGCVVPRGRKRQWIACGTAFHPCLTAVA, translated from the exons ATGGAAGAGCTGGCCATGCTCAGGCAGCTCGTCGGTCAGCTTCAAGAGCTATTGGAACTCTACGGCTCTCGtcctcctcatcctcttcaACCTCTTCATCCACTGCCTCTCTCCCAACTCCACTCTCAGCAACACAACAG GTGGTGCTTCCTCAATGTCGATGATGGTTCTACAGATGATTACTACAGTCTTATAATGGCAGCTGGAAAGTCTGGAAGTCTCAAGATGTTGGAGCCTTACAAGCCTCCACCTGCTAAGAAATCGCGGAAGGAGCGGACCCGGGGAAAATCATCCAGGACCGCCAATACAGTTGAGGTGATGGAACAACAAATTTGGAAGGATTTTCCAGAAGACCTATTTGAAGCTGTTATTGCAAGACTTCCCATTGCTACTTTCTTCCGCTTTCGCTCAGTTTGCCAGAAATGGAATTACTTACTGAACTCTCAAAGTTTCTCTCAGTACTGTGCTCAAGTGCCACAAGGCAATCCCTGGTTTTACACCATTACCCATGAAAACGTGAATTCTGGAGCTATGTATGACCCTTCCTTGAAGAAATGGCACCATCCCTCCATTTCTTCTCTaccaaataaaattatcattttgccAGTGGCTTCAGCAGGGGGACTGGTCTGTTTTCTGGATATTGGTCATAGGAACTTCTACGTATGCAATCCTCTGAGTCAGTCTTTCAAAGAGTTGCCAGCTAGATCAGTTAAGGTCTGGTCTCGTGTTGCAGTGGGGATGACTCTGAATGGGAATTCAACCATTGAGGGCTATAAGATCCTGTGGGTAGGGTGTGATGGGGAGTTTGAAGTTTATGACTCAGTAAAGAACTCTTGGACCCGTCCAGGAAACATGCCCTCTAGTATTAAGCTGCCGTTATCCCTGAACTTCCGGTCACAGGCTGTTTCCAGTGATGGAACACTTCACTTCATGCGTTCAGATCCTGAAGGGATTGTGTCCTATGATATGGCAACTGGAGTTTGGAAGCAGGACATAATCCCAGCCCCGCTACATCTGACCGACCACACACTTGCTGAGTGCGGGGGCCGGATCATGCTTGTAGGGTTGCTGACGAAGAATGCAGCCACGTGTGTTTGCATATGGGAGCTGCAGAAGATGACGCTCTTGTGGAAGGAGGTTGACAGAATGCCAAACATATGGTGCTTGGAGTTTTACGGAAAGCACGTTAGGATGACTTGCTTGGGTAACAAAGGCTTGCTCATGCTGTCCTTGAGATCAAAACAAATGAACCGATTGGTTACCTATAATGTATCAAGCAGGGAATGGCTGAAGGTTCCTGGCTGTGTGGTGCCACGTGGGAGGAAGCGGCAGTGGATTGCGTGTGGCACTGCATTTCACCCTTGCCTGACTGCTGTTGCTTAA